Proteins encoded in a region of the Carassius auratus strain Wakin chromosome 21, ASM336829v1, whole genome shotgun sequence genome:
- the LOC113039180 gene encoding T-cell immunoglobulin and mucin domain-containing protein 4-like — MAAPPWLSVLHWILLLTISAHGSSVLAFLVTEGSTVILPCHYSVKHHGLSHVCWGRDCGTFWCHDIIVQTDEYGVISKVSDRYKLIGDVLSGQMDLGIQKIQKSDSGPYCCRVDIEGFFNDKKVSYTLRVMKAPTTAPPTTTTPIFTEPLETQTVSSLSDQSRGADSSFSDISWQNVTHVHSVAMMEEPISRITLQINIPVLSLSLSLLLLLLGALAFLTFKRGFYGKAFDSGCFSKEPRHIIYEIRTRRPVEENIYTLE, encoded by the exons ATGGCTGCTCCTCCCTGGTTATCAGTACTACACTGGATCCTCCTCCTTACCATTTCAG CTCATGGGTCCTCCGTGTTGGCGTTTCTCGTGACGGAGGGCAGCACAGTGATTTTGCCGTGCCATTACTCAGTGAAGCACCACGGCTTGAGCCACGTCTGCTGGGGACGGGACTGTGGAACGTTCTGGTGCCACGACATCATCGTACAAACAGATGAGTATGGAGTCATCTCTAAAGTCTCCGACAGGTACAAGCTCATCGGAGACGTCCTGTCGGGACAAATGGACCTGGGAATCCAAAAAATACAGAAGTCAGACAGCGGGCCGTACTGCTGTAGAGTGGACATAGAAGGGTTTTTCAATGATAAGAAGGTGTCCTACACATTGAGGGTCATGAAAG ctCCAACAACTGCACCGCCAACAACCACGACCCCCATTTTTACAGAGCCACTGGAGACACAGACAG TGTCTTCACTGTCAGATCAGTCCAGAGGAGCAGACTCATCATTCTCTGACATTTCCTGGCAGAATGTCACCCATGTGCATTCTGTGGCTATG ATGGAGGAGCCGATCTCTAGGATCACGCTACAGATAAACATCCCggttctgtctctgtctctcagtctgctcctgctcctcttggGAGCACTGGCCTTTTTAACCTTCAAAC GTGGCTTTTATGGGAAGGCCTTTGACAGTGGGTG TTTCTCAAAGGAGCCCCGACACATTATTTATGAAATACGCACAAGAAGACCAGTGGAGGAGAACATCTACACCCtggaataa